The sequence below is a genomic window from Babesia bigemina genome assembly Bbig001, chromosome : II.
AGCCTCCAATCATCGCAAAATGGAAATAAAAATGCAGAAAAACATTATGCCGGCCGGTTGATGCCAGATCGCAATGTCAAGGAAACCGATACTATTTCGTTACACAGGGGTACGCAGCCCGGCGTGGCTTCCACGCAAGCGCAGATGGCGCTAGGCGGAGCTGACGATACACGTTTCGAGCCGAGCATAGCATCTGATGAGTCGGCAGGCAGCCTGTACGAGCTGCGTCGTGCGCATGATATCCTGTGCCTGCGCATCAGCATCCTGCAGCGGCAGCTGGACAGTATAGTTTAATGTCTCCCACGCCATTTGTCGGCGCGCTCGCGATCTCCTACGGCGCTAGCACATTTGAAGCAATTAGTTGCGGGACCTCGCTGGCGAGCCAGGGGGCGAGCTGCAGAGTTATGCACAGGTGGGTGCGCCGGGTCCACTTACCCCTAGGGCGAGGGCGTGGGCGATGCCGTACTTGGGGGAGTTGCGCTGCCACAGAGGCGCGAAGTGGGCATCCAGGCATATGCTGCCGCCACGGTACATCTTCGCGGTCTTGCCGTCGAGGTCTGGAAGCACGATATCCGGCGGTGCGTTGGGGTAGGCAGCAGGGATCTGCGCGTCATGTTGCAGGGGGCGAGGTCGCGTACGTTTATTTCCAGGCGGAAGCGATACGTCTTCATCTTGTGCACGTGCCAGCATTCGCCGAACCACCTGCGCCGCGTCACGATTCAGCCGCGTTTACCCACTTGGTGCCCTGGTCGTCGCAGTCGATTTGGAACCACTCGGTGTCGTTCGCCTTGTTCTCCTCGACGTAGTGTATCAGCGCCGCGAACTCCTCGTTCAGCCGGTTCTCCcaggcggcggcgccgtcCACGGGGCCGGCCTTGGTCACGCACAGCGGAATCCCGTCCGTCGAGGGGGAGTGCGTTGACTCCGCCGCCGAGCGGACGCCCGCGCCAGCGCTCCCGTCGTCAGACATGGGCTGTAAATATTAATTGAGCACGTTCTTCACGGTGGACGCTTTCAGCGCCGGGTAGATGTACGATAGTGCGTATTGCAGGCTCGCGACCGACCGGGCGCCCGTGAGG
It includes:
- a CDS encoding Ufm1-conjugating enzyme 1, putative, encoding MSDDGSAGAGVRSAAESTHSPSTDGIPLCVTKAGPVDGAAAWENRLNEEFAALIHYVEENKANDTEWFQIDCDDQGTKWFGECWHVHKMKTYRFRLEINIPAAYPNAPPDIVLPDLDGKTAKMYRGGSICLDAHFAPLWQRNSPKYGIAHALALGLAPWLASEVPQLIASNVLAP